Proteins from a single region of Streptomyces glaucescens:
- a CDS encoding SDR family oxidoreductase, whose product MNGDDTTREGPRCLVTGATGYIGGRLVPELLAAGYRVRCLARSPGKLRDHSWAGDAEIVRGDVTDDVSTGAALRDVDVAYYLVHALGTGKDFEETDRRAATVFARQARAAGVRRIVYLGGLTPAGVPERDLSPHLRSRAEVGRVLLASGVPTTVLRAAVILGSGSASFEMLRYLTERLPVMVTPSWVHTRIQPVAVRDVLRALVGSAGMPSEVSRAFDIGGPEVLTYRDMMLRYARIAGLPRRLVLPVPVLTPGLSSHWVGLVTPVPASIARPLAESLRHEVVCHEHDIARYVPDPPGHPLGFDEAVRLALQRVREARVDTRWSSASVPGAPSDPLPTDPDWAGGSLYTDEREITVAASPEALWRVIEGIGGKNGWYSFPLAWSVRGLLDRLVGGVGLRRGRRDAQRLRAGDSLDFWRVEEIDRGRLLRLRAEMRLPGLAWLEMYAGTDQAGRTRYRQRALFHPHGLLGQAYWWGVSPFHALVFGGMARNIARAAARTPSAPEPAPAR is encoded by the coding sequence ATGAACGGTGACGACACCACGCGGGAGGGTCCGCGGTGTCTGGTGACCGGTGCCACCGGCTACATCGGCGGCCGGCTGGTCCCGGAGCTGCTGGCGGCCGGGTACCGGGTGCGCTGTCTCGCCCGCTCCCCCGGCAAGCTGCGCGACCACTCCTGGGCGGGCGACGCGGAGATCGTCCGCGGGGACGTCACGGACGACGTCTCGACCGGCGCGGCACTGCGCGACGTGGACGTGGCGTACTACCTGGTGCACGCCCTGGGCACCGGCAAGGACTTCGAGGAGACGGACCGGCGGGCCGCGACGGTGTTCGCCCGGCAGGCCCGCGCCGCGGGGGTGCGGCGGATCGTCTACCTCGGCGGCCTCACTCCCGCGGGCGTCCCCGAGCGTGACCTCTCGCCGCATCTGCGCTCGCGGGCCGAGGTGGGCCGGGTGCTGCTGGCGTCCGGCGTCCCCACGACGGTGCTGCGCGCGGCGGTGATCCTCGGCTCCGGCTCGGCCTCCTTCGAGATGCTGCGGTACCTGACCGAGCGGCTGCCGGTCATGGTCACCCCGAGTTGGGTGCACACCCGGATCCAGCCCGTCGCCGTACGGGACGTGCTGCGCGCCCTGGTCGGCAGCGCGGGGATGCCGTCGGAGGTGAGCCGCGCCTTCGACATCGGCGGCCCCGAAGTGCTGACGTACCGCGACATGATGCTGCGCTACGCGCGGATCGCCGGACTGCCGCGCCGCCTCGTCCTGCCCGTGCCGGTGCTGACGCCGGGCCTGTCGAGCCACTGGGTCGGTCTGGTGACCCCGGTGCCCGCCTCCATCGCCCGGCCGCTCGCCGAGTCGCTGCGCCACGAGGTGGTCTGCCACGAGCACGACATCGCGCGGTACGTCCCGGATCCGCCCGGGCATCCGCTCGGATTCGACGAGGCGGTACGGCTGGCACTGCAGCGGGTGCGCGAGGCCCGGGTCGACACCCGCTGGTCCAGCGCCTCGGTGCCCGGCGCCCCGAGCGATCCCCTGCCCACCGATCCGGACTGGGCGGGCGGCAGCCTCTACACGGACGAGCGGGAGATCACCGTGGCCGCCTCACCGGAGGCGCTGTGGCGGGTCATCGAGGGGATCGGCGGGAAGAACGGCTGGTACTCCTTCCCGCTCGCCTGGTCGGTGCGCGGCCTGCTGGACCGGCTGGTGGGCGGGGTGGGTCTGCGCCGCGGACGCCGGGACGCGCAGCGGCTGCGGGCCGGGGACTCCCTGGACTTCTGGCGGGTCGAGGAGATCGACCGGGGGCGGCTGCTGCGGCTGCGGGCCGAGATGCGGCTGCCGGGGCTGGCCTGGCTGGAGATGTACGCCGGGACGGACCAGGCCGGGCGCACCCGGTACCGCCAGCGCGCCCTGTTCCATCCGCACGGCCTGCTCGGCCAGGCCTACTGGTGGGGCGTCTCCCCCTTCCACGCCCTGGTCTTCGGCGGCATGGCCCGCAACATCGCCCGCGCCGCGGCGCGGACACCGTCCGCGCCCGAGCCGGCTCCGGCCCGCTGA
- a CDS encoding MarR family winged helix-turn-helix transcriptional regulator: MATAEDREQSAGRPEPAAGAGPDLQSFAVHLRRLHGEINRLMQGFAGDHGLHATDVQALAAILDAEEPMTPGRLRERLGLTSGAVTACVDRLERAGHVRRVRESADRRVVHLHYAADARPAARTYFRPLAEATQAAADRFSEEELAVVLSFLAAMNEELGALKPHGGR; encoded by the coding sequence GTGGCCACAGCAGAAGACCGGGAGCAGTCGGCGGGGCGGCCGGAGCCCGCCGCGGGCGCCGGACCCGACCTGCAGTCCTTCGCCGTCCACCTGCGCAGGCTGCACGGGGAGATCAACCGTCTGATGCAGGGCTTCGCCGGTGACCACGGTCTGCACGCGACGGACGTGCAGGCGCTGGCGGCGATCCTGGACGCGGAGGAGCCGATGACCCCGGGGCGCCTGCGGGAGCGGCTCGGGCTCACTTCGGGGGCGGTCACGGCGTGCGTGGACCGCCTGGAGCGCGCCGGACACGTCCGCCGGGTGCGGGAGAGCGCCGACCGCCGGGTGGTCCACCTGCACTACGCGGCCGATGCCAGGCCGGCCGCGCGCACGTACTTCCGCCCGCTCGCGGAGGCGACCCAGGCCGCCGCCGACCGTTTCAGCGAGGAGGAACTGGCGGTGGTGCTGAGCTTCCTCGCGGCGATGAACGAGGAACTCGGCGCGCTGAAGCCGCACGGCGGCCGCTGA
- a CDS encoding sigma-70 family RNA polymerase sigma factor yields MGPQPSAALARPALRPSPHAGPAAGPADPAVEDAELARGLVAGDEDSLATAYRRWSPLVHALARRSLGDAKEAEDVTQQVFLGVWRGRRTYRPERGTVAGWIVGITRRTIADALSARTRRLDLLASAGSSLPLPDPGRPEAVLDRVLVGHALAALPLPQQRVLRLAFFEDLTQPQIAERTGWPLGTVKSHARRGLNRLRGSLEQELCRP; encoded by the coding sequence ATGGGCCCCCAGCCGAGCGCCGCGCTCGCCCGCCCCGCCCTCCGGCCGTCCCCGCACGCCGGGCCGGCCGCCGGCCCGGCCGACCCGGCCGTCGAGGACGCCGAGCTGGCGCGGGGCCTGGTCGCGGGCGACGAGGACAGCCTGGCCACCGCCTACCGCCGGTGGTCCCCGCTGGTGCACGCGCTGGCCCGGCGTTCGCTGGGCGACGCGAAGGAGGCAGAGGACGTCACCCAGCAGGTCTTCCTCGGGGTGTGGCGGGGCCGTCGCACCTACCGGCCGGAGCGCGGCACGGTCGCGGGCTGGATCGTCGGGATCACCCGGCGCACGATCGCCGACGCGCTGTCCGCGCGGACCCGCCGGCTGGATCTGCTGGCCTCGGCGGGCTCGTCGCTGCCGCTCCCGGACCCGGGACGCCCCGAGGCCGTCCTGGACCGCGTCCTGGTGGGGCACGCGCTGGCCGCGCTGCCGCTGCCCCAGCAGCGGGTGCTGCGGCTGGCGTTCTTCGAGGATCTGACCCAGCCCCAGATCGCCGAGCGCACCGGCTGGCCCCTCGGCACCGTCAAGAGCCACGCCCGGCGCGGACTGAACCGGCTGCGCGGCAGCCTGGAACAGGAGCTGTGCCGCCCCTGA
- a CDS encoding cryptochrome/photolyase family protein, which yields MNVSVVLFTCDLRLHDHPPLRAALDGARQVVPLFVRDRAVTAAGFDAPNRRAFLADCLRDLDAGLRERGGRLVVRSGDVVAEVCRVAAETDADEVHLAADVSAFAHRRERRLRRALEAEGRRLHVHDTVTWAVTPGTVTPSSSDHFAVFTPYFRHWSRQRLRDPLAPPRAVRVPDAVGSGRLPTREEVPERSPGLAAGGEREGRRRLAAWLRSGLAGYADGQDDLAGDATSRLSPHLHFGTLSPVELVHRARRAGGPGAEAFVRQLAWRDFHRQVLAARPEAASADYRTKHDRWRSEDTAHADVEAWRAGRTGYPVIDAAMRQLRHEGWMHNRARLLTASFLAKTLYVDWRVGARHFLDLLVDGDLANNQMNWQWVAGTGTDSRPNRVLNPVVQGRRYDPDGTYVRRWVPELRGVPGPAVHEPWKLGRERAVLDYPEPVVGLADGLARFREARARA from the coding sequence ATGAACGTCTCGGTCGTCCTGTTCACCTGCGACCTGCGGCTGCACGACCATCCGCCGCTGCGGGCCGCGCTCGACGGCGCCCGGCAGGTGGTGCCGCTGTTCGTGCGTGACCGGGCGGTGACCGCCGCCGGGTTCGACGCGCCGAACCGCCGGGCGTTCCTCGCCGACTGCCTGCGCGACCTGGACGCGGGGCTGCGCGAGCGCGGGGGCCGGCTCGTGGTGCGCTCGGGCGACGTCGTGGCGGAGGTGTGCCGGGTGGCCGCGGAGACGGACGCCGACGAGGTGCACCTCGCGGCGGACGTGAGCGCCTTCGCGCACCGCCGCGAACGGCGGCTGCGCCGGGCGCTGGAGGCCGAGGGGCGACGGCTGCACGTCCACGACACGGTGACGTGGGCGGTCACCCCGGGGACGGTCACCCCGTCCTCCTCCGACCACTTCGCGGTGTTCACGCCGTACTTCCGGCACTGGTCCCGGCAACGGCTGCGCGATCCGCTCGCCCCGCCCCGCGCCGTCCGGGTGCCGGACGCGGTCGGTTCCGGGCGGCTGCCCACGCGCGAGGAGGTGCCGGAACGGTCGCCGGGGCTGGCCGCGGGCGGCGAGCGGGAGGGCAGGCGGCGGCTCGCGGCCTGGCTGCGGTCCGGTCTCGCCGGCTACGCCGACGGCCAGGACGACCTGGCCGGCGACGCCACCTCACGGCTCTCCCCGCACCTCCACTTCGGCACCCTCTCCCCCGTCGAGCTGGTGCACCGGGCGCGCCGGGCGGGCGGTCCCGGTGCCGAGGCGTTCGTACGGCAGCTGGCCTGGCGCGACTTCCACCGCCAGGTGCTGGCGGCCCGGCCGGAGGCGGCGTCCGCCGACTACCGCACGAAGCACGACCGCTGGCGCTCCGAGGACACCGCGCACGCGGACGTCGAGGCCTGGCGGGCGGGCCGCACCGGCTACCCGGTGATCGACGCGGCCATGCGCCAGCTGCGCCACGAGGGCTGGATGCACAACCGGGCCCGCCTGCTGACGGCGAGTTTCCTGGCCAAGACCCTGTACGTCGACTGGCGGGTGGGTGCCCGCCACTTCCTGGACCTGCTGGTGGACGGCGACCTGGCGAACAATCAGATGAACTGGCAGTGGGTGGCCGGGACCGGCACCGACAGCCGGCCGAACCGGGTGCTGAACCCCGTCGTCCAGGGCCGGCGATACGATCCCGACGGCACGTACGTCCGGCGCTGGGTGCCGGAGCTGCGGGGGGTGCCGGGCCCCGCGGTGCACGAGCCGTGGAAGCTGGGCCGCGAGCGCGCGGTGCTCGACTACCCGGAGCCCGTCGTCGGCCTCGCGGACGGCCTGGCCCGCTTCCGGGAGGCCCGGGCGCGCGCGTGA
- a CDS encoding MerR family transcriptional regulator has protein sequence MPDPELPAGPAPGPHRPGSGPGPSAAGRPASRPSDPGRSGTDVVAPPGEAGLTTGAVARRLGVSPTTLRSWDRRYGIGPAARVDGRHRRWSPADVAVLETMCRLTSSGVPPAEAARAARDGGATAAPAEAGAPVKAGTTTAPAAPTTTPAAAPRTRSRAAGTLPLGDVRQECRGLARAAVRLDAPAVEQRLAAAVAEHGLTVAWQEVMVPTLHAVGRKWASSGDRYVEVEHLLSWHVSTVLRRHTPPPESPGADGAGPVLLACVPGEQHTLPLEALNAGLGERGVHTRMFGAAVPADALSAAVRRLGPRAVVLWAQSRSTASLPLARHVQEARWGVKGARRQPLVVLGGPGWAGRAASGMPRPGGLAEALETLSAPPGAHPGTQQR, from the coding sequence ATGCCCGATCCCGAGCTCCCGGCCGGCCCGGCACCCGGACCGCACCGGCCCGGGTCCGGTCCCGGCCCGTCCGCGGCGGGCCGGCCCGCGTCCCGCCCGTCCGATCCCGGCCGGTCCGGCACCGACGTCGTGGCGCCGCCCGGGGAGGCCGGCCTGACCACGGGCGCGGTCGCCCGCCGCCTCGGCGTGTCGCCCACGACCCTGCGCTCCTGGGACCGCCGCTACGGCATCGGGCCCGCCGCGCGCGTCGACGGCCGGCACCGGCGCTGGTCCCCCGCGGACGTGGCGGTGCTGGAGACGATGTGCCGGCTGACCTCGTCGGGGGTGCCGCCCGCCGAGGCCGCCCGAGCCGCGCGCGACGGCGGCGCCACGGCCGCCCCCGCGGAGGCCGGCGCCCCCGTGAAGGCAGGCACCACCACGGCACCGGCCGCCCCTACCACCACCCCCGCGGCGGCCCCGCGGACCCGCTCCCGGGCCGCCGGCACCCTGCCGCTGGGCGACGTCCGCCAGGAGTGCCGGGGGCTGGCCCGCGCCGCGGTCCGGCTGGACGCCCCGGCCGTCGAGCAGCGGCTCGCCGCGGCGGTGGCCGAGCACGGTCTCACCGTGGCCTGGCAGGAGGTGATGGTGCCGACCCTGCACGCCGTGGGACGCAAGTGGGCCTCGTCCGGCGACCGGTACGTGGAGGTCGAGCACCTGCTGTCCTGGCACGTGTCCACCGTCCTGCGCCGGCACACCCCGCCTCCGGAGTCACCGGGCGCGGACGGCGCCGGGCCGGTCCTGCTGGCCTGCGTGCCCGGCGAACAGCACACCCTGCCGCTGGAGGCACTGAACGCCGGACTGGGCGAACGGGGTGTGCACACCCGGATGTTCGGCGCGGCCGTCCCGGCGGACGCCCTGTCCGCGGCGGTACGGCGGCTCGGGCCGAGGGCCGTCGTCCTGTGGGCGCAGTCGCGTTCCACCGCGAGCCTGCCGCTGGCCCGGCACGTGCAGGAGGCCCGGTGGGGGGTGAAGGGGGCGCGCCGGCAGCCGCTGGTGGTGCTGGGCGGGCCCGGCTGGGCCGGCCGCGCGGCCTCCGGGATGCCCCGGCCGGGCGGCCTCGCGGAAGCGCTGGAGACGCTGTCGGCGCCGCCCGGCGCCCACCCCGGCACACAGCAGCGCTGA
- a CDS encoding MMPL family transporter yields MPPSPRRARLLVPLLLLAVWLGIGGGLGPYAGRLGEVATNDQAAFLPRSAESTEVIAEQRAFRQEETLPAVVVWTDDADDAPLADRRAAAGRALAALADAPGVAGRISPAVLSEDGRALQGVVPLRPGLGDELPDALDGIRAAAERVPGTTVQLAGPAASQADLSDAFAGIDGLLLGVALVTVLVILLLVYRSVLLPLLIILGSVFALGLACAIVYALAARDVVRVDGQVQGILSILVIGAATDYALLVTARYREELAARTDRFAAVTAALRRSWGAVVASAATVALGLLALLLSDLTNNRALGPVGAIGIGCAVLSSLTFLPAVLVLLGRAAYWPAKPRPAAVDPRNGTGVWQRIAALVDRAPRRVWAVSLAGLLACAAFAPGLTSRGVPLDEIFVNDAPSVAAQATLGRHFPGGSGNPAVVIADAGRLPRVVATARATEGVAAAAAVGASGRPGGAPLVVDGRVRVDVILRDAADSDAAKDTVARLRTALHAVPGADAEVGGYTAQRYDTLRTAERDRGLIVPVVLAIIFVILALLLRSLLMPALLVATVALNFLATLGVSALVFPHVFGFTGTDPSVPLYGFVFLVALGVDYNIFLMDRVREESLRHGVRQGVLRGLVSTGGVITSAGVVLAATFAALGVIPLAFLVQIAFIVAFGVLLDTLVVRSLLVPALVRDLGPRAWWPGRLARSRDGDPAGPRT; encoded by the coding sequence ATGCCCCCCAGCCCCCGACGTGCCCGACTGCTCGTCCCCCTGCTGCTGCTCGCCGTCTGGCTGGGCATCGGCGGCGGACTGGGCCCCTACGCCGGCCGGCTCGGCGAGGTCGCCACCAACGACCAGGCGGCCTTCCTGCCGCGCAGCGCCGAGTCCACCGAGGTCATCGCCGAGCAGCGGGCGTTCCGGCAGGAGGAGACCCTGCCCGCCGTCGTGGTCTGGACCGACGACGCGGACGACGCCCCGCTGGCCGACCGGCGCGCCGCGGCCGGCCGAGCCCTCGCCGCACTCGCGGACGCGCCCGGGGTGGCCGGCCGGATCTCCCCGGCGGTGCTCTCCGAGGACGGCCGGGCCCTCCAGGGCGTCGTCCCGCTGCGGCCCGGCCTCGGCGACGAACTGCCCGACGCCCTCGACGGCATCCGCGCGGCGGCCGAACGCGTCCCCGGCACCACCGTCCAGCTCGCCGGACCCGCCGCGAGCCAGGCCGACCTCTCCGACGCCTTCGCCGGCATCGACGGCCTGCTGCTGGGCGTCGCCCTGGTGACCGTCCTGGTGATCCTGCTGCTGGTCTACCGCAGCGTGCTGCTCCCGCTGCTGATCATCCTGGGATCGGTGTTCGCACTCGGTCTGGCCTGCGCGATCGTCTACGCGCTCGCCGCCCGCGACGTGGTCCGCGTCGACGGGCAGGTCCAGGGCATCCTCTCCATCCTCGTCATCGGCGCGGCCACCGACTACGCCCTCCTGGTCACCGCCCGCTACCGCGAGGAACTGGCCGCCCGCACCGACCGGTTCGCGGCCGTCACCGCCGCCCTGCGACGGTCCTGGGGCGCCGTCGTGGCCAGTGCCGCCACCGTCGCCCTCGGGCTGCTGGCCCTGCTGCTCAGCGATCTGACGAACAACCGGGCGCTCGGCCCGGTCGGCGCCATCGGCATCGGCTGCGCCGTGCTCAGCTCCCTCACCTTCCTGCCCGCGGTCCTGGTGCTGCTGGGACGTGCCGCCTACTGGCCGGCCAAGCCGCGCCCGGCCGCCGTGGACCCGAGGAACGGCACCGGCGTCTGGCAGCGGATCGCCGCCCTGGTCGACCGGGCGCCCCGCCGGGTCTGGGCGGTGTCGCTCGCCGGTCTGCTGGCCTGCGCCGCGTTCGCGCCCGGTCTCACCTCCCGGGGCGTACCGCTCGACGAGATCTTCGTGAACGACGCCCCGTCGGTCGCCGCGCAGGCCACCCTCGGCCGGCACTTCCCCGGCGGCTCCGGCAATCCGGCCGTGGTGATCGCCGACGCCGGCCGGCTGCCGCGGGTGGTGGCCACCGCCCGGGCCACCGAAGGCGTCGCCGCCGCGGCCGCCGTCGGCGCGAGCGGCCGCCCCGGCGGCGCACCGCTCGTGGTCGACGGACGTGTCCGCGTCGACGTCATCCTGCGCGACGCCGCGGACAGCGACGCGGCGAAGGACACCGTGGCCCGTCTGCGCACGGCGCTGCACGCGGTGCCCGGCGCCGACGCCGAGGTCGGCGGCTACACCGCGCAGCGGTACGACACCCTGCGGACCGCGGAGCGGGACCGCGGCCTCATCGTGCCGGTGGTGCTCGCGATCATCTTCGTGATCCTGGCGCTGCTGCTGCGCTCCCTGCTGATGCCCGCGCTCCTGGTGGCGACGGTGGCGCTCAACTTCCTGGCCACGCTGGGCGTCTCGGCGCTCGTCTTCCCGCACGTGTTCGGCTTCACCGGCACCGACCCGTCCGTGCCGCTGTACGGGTTCGTGTTCCTGGTCGCCCTCGGCGTCGACTACAACATCTTCCTGATGGACCGGGTCCGCGAGGAGTCCCTGCGGCACGGCGTCCGCCAGGGGGTGCTGCGGGGCCTGGTGAGCACGGGCGGGGTGATCACCTCCGCCGGCGTGGTGCTCGCCGCGACCTTCGCCGCCCTCGGGGTCATCCCGCTGGCCTTCCTGGTGCAGATCGCGTTCATCGTCGCCTTCGGAGTGCTGCTCGACACGCTCGTGGTCCGCTCCCTGCTGGTCCCGGCGCTGGTGCGGGACCTGGGGCCGCGCGCCTGGTGGCCGGGACGGCTCGCCCGGAGCCGGGACGGCGACCCGGCCGGGCCGCGGACGTAG
- a CDS encoding RtcB family protein codes for MPLVEETPYRFRLDPHGAMRVPGVVFASRDLLADAEQSLGQVANVATLPGIVGASYAMPDIHWGYGFPIGGVAATTVDQGGVISPGGVGFDISCGVRLLAADCDRARLAPAFDAVMAGLDRAIPRGAGPGGVWRPGPGELDRILEGGARYAVARGYGEERDLVRCEDGGAVGDAVLREVGERARERGLGQVGSLGSANHFLEVQQVCDVYDERAAEAFGIAAGQVCVMIHCGSRGLGHQICTDHVRAMDRAMARYRISVPDRQLACTPVDSPEGRAYLGAMAAAANYGRANRQLLAHAARQVFRRAAGVHLSLVYDVSHNLAKLETHQVDGRPRRLCVHRKGATRAFPPGHPDLPADLRDTGQPVLIPGTMGTASYVLAGVTGGDAFASTCHGAGRRMSRHQAARTVTGRELRARLERAGIAVRPRSWRGLSEETPEAYKDVGAVVAASEGAGLCRTVARLVPLGVVKG; via the coding sequence ATGCCACTCGTCGAGGAGACCCCGTACCGCTTCCGCCTCGACCCGCACGGCGCCATGCGGGTGCCCGGCGTGGTCTTCGCCTCCCGCGACCTGCTCGCCGACGCCGAGCAGTCCCTCGGGCAGGTCGCCAACGTCGCCACCCTGCCCGGCATCGTCGGCGCCTCGTACGCCATGCCCGACATCCACTGGGGGTACGGCTTCCCCATCGGCGGGGTCGCCGCGACCACCGTCGACCAGGGCGGGGTGATCTCCCCGGGCGGGGTCGGCTTCGACATCTCCTGCGGGGTGCGGCTGCTGGCCGCCGACTGCGACCGAGCCCGGCTGGCCCCCGCGTTCGACGCCGTGATGGCCGGCCTGGACCGGGCGATCCCGCGCGGCGCCGGACCCGGCGGGGTGTGGCGGCCCGGCCCCGGCGAACTGGACCGCATCCTCGAAGGCGGCGCCCGCTACGCCGTCGCGCGGGGGTACGGCGAGGAGCGCGACCTGGTCCGCTGCGAGGACGGCGGCGCGGTCGGCGACGCCGTGCTGCGCGAGGTCGGCGAGCGGGCCCGCGAACGCGGCCTCGGCCAGGTCGGCAGCCTGGGCTCCGCCAACCACTTCCTGGAGGTCCAGCAGGTCTGCGACGTCTACGACGAGCGGGCCGCCGAGGCCTTCGGCATCGCCGCCGGACAGGTCTGCGTCATGATCCACTGCGGTTCGCGGGGGCTCGGGCACCAGATCTGCACCGACCACGTCCGGGCGATGGACCGGGCCATGGCCCGCTACCGCATCTCGGTGCCGGACCGGCAGCTCGCCTGCACCCCGGTGGACTCCCCGGAGGGCCGGGCCTACCTCGGCGCGATGGCCGCGGCGGCCAACTACGGCCGCGCCAACCGCCAGTTGCTGGCCCACGCGGCCCGCCAGGTGTTCCGCCGCGCCGCCGGCGTCCACCTCTCCCTGGTGTACGACGTCTCCCACAACCTGGCCAAGCTGGAGACCCACCAGGTCGACGGGCGGCCCCGCCGGCTGTGCGTGCACCGCAAGGGCGCCACCCGCGCCTTCCCGCCCGGCCACCCCGACCTGCCCGCCGACCTGCGCGACACCGGGCAGCCGGTGCTGATCCCCGGCACCATGGGCACCGCCTCCTACGTGCTGGCCGGGGTGACCGGCGGCGACGCCTTCGCCTCGACCTGCCACGGCGCAGGCCGCAGGATGAGCCGTCACCAGGCCGCCCGCACGGTCACCGGCCGGGAGCTGCGGGCCCGCCTGGAACGCGCGGGCATCGCCGTGCGCCCCCGCTCCTGGCGCGGCCTGTCCGAGGAGACGCCGGAGGCGTACAAGGACGTCGGCGCGGTGGTCGCCGCGAGCGAGGGCGCGGGGCTGTGCCGGACCGTGGCCCGGCTGGTGCCGCTGGGCGTGGTGAAGGGCTGA
- the polX gene encoding DNA polymerase/3'-5' exonuclease PolX, protein MARSNDEVAALFAEYADLISITGGDAFKARAYEKAARAIGGHHAEVSGLDAKGLQEIPGVGRSVAEKVVEYFRDGSVSAVEELRARIPAGVRRLTAVPGLGPKKAHALYEELGIASVDELADAIHAERLRDLKGFGPRTEERILHGIDLLRSAGDRVLIDVAMDTAETIVGALSGVTGCRRCAYAGSLRRVRETIGDLDVLVAAEDSAPVMRAFTELPYVTEVIAHGPTKTSVRTGEGLAVDLRVVRPESWGAALQYFTGSKAHNIRTRELAVRQGLKLSEYGLFDAESGELVVSRTEEDVYARLGLPWIPPTLREDRGEIEAGLRGDLPVLVTEDDIRGDLHTHTDLTDGLAPLEEMVAAAAERGYAYYAVTDHGPDMAMQRMTDERMLAQRERVRALDGRYGRGRGMRLLHGAELNIAPDGEVDWPAAFLAGFDLCVASVHSHFEQDREALTRRIVRACENPYVHVIGHPTTRVIGRRPAVDADLDAVFAACARTGTALEINAHPDRLDLRDEDILRARRHGVKFAVDSDAHAVPHLANLRYGIGTAQRGWLTADDVINTWPLTRLRRFLRKRPGR, encoded by the coding sequence GTGGCTCGTTCCAACGACGAGGTCGCCGCGCTGTTCGCCGAGTACGCGGATCTGATCTCGATCACCGGAGGGGACGCCTTCAAGGCCCGCGCCTACGAGAAGGCCGCCCGGGCGATCGGCGGCCACCACGCCGAGGTCTCCGGTCTCGACGCGAAGGGACTTCAGGAGATCCCCGGGGTCGGCCGGTCGGTCGCCGAAAAAGTGGTCGAGTACTTCCGCGACGGCAGTGTGTCCGCCGTCGAGGAACTGCGCGCCCGGATCCCCGCCGGGGTCCGCCGGCTCACGGCCGTCCCCGGCCTCGGCCCGAAGAAGGCCCACGCCCTCTACGAGGAGCTGGGCATCGCCTCCGTCGACGAACTGGCCGACGCCATCCACGCCGAACGCCTGCGCGACCTGAAGGGCTTCGGGCCGCGGACCGAGGAGAGGATCCTCCACGGCATCGATCTCCTCCGGTCGGCCGGCGACCGCGTGCTGATCGACGTCGCCATGGACACCGCCGAGACGATCGTCGGTGCGCTCTCCGGCGTCACCGGCTGCCGGCGCTGTGCCTACGCCGGCTCGCTGCGCCGGGTCCGCGAGACCATCGGCGACCTCGACGTGCTCGTCGCCGCCGAGGACTCGGCCCCGGTCATGCGGGCGTTCACCGAGCTGCCGTACGTCACCGAGGTGATCGCCCACGGGCCGACCAAGACGTCCGTGCGCACCGGCGAGGGCCTGGCCGTCGACCTGCGCGTGGTCCGCCCGGAGTCCTGGGGCGCGGCCCTCCAGTACTTCACGGGGTCGAAGGCGCACAACATCCGCACGCGGGAACTGGCCGTGCGGCAGGGCCTGAAGCTCTCCGAGTACGGCCTGTTCGACGCCGAGAGCGGCGAGCTGGTCGTCTCCCGGACCGAGGAGGACGTCTACGCCCGGCTCGGCCTGCCGTGGATCCCGCCGACGCTGCGCGAGGACCGCGGCGAGATCGAGGCCGGACTCCGCGGCGACCTGCCCGTCCTGGTCACCGAGGACGACATCCGCGGCGACCTGCACACCCACACGGACCTCACCGACGGCCTCGCCCCACTGGAGGAGATGGTCGCGGCCGCCGCCGAGCGCGGCTACGCCTACTACGCCGTCACCGACCACGGGCCGGACATGGCCATGCAGCGCATGACCGACGAACGGATGCTGGCCCAGCGCGAACGGGTGCGCGCACTCGACGGCCGGTACGGCAGGGGGCGCGGGATGCGGCTGCTGCACGGCGCCGAGCTGAACATCGCCCCCGACGGCGAGGTCGACTGGCCCGCCGCCTTCCTGGCCGGGTTCGACCTGTGCGTGGCCTCCGTGCACTCCCACTTCGAGCAGGACCGCGAGGCACTGACCCGCCGGATCGTACGGGCCTGCGAGAACCCGTACGTCCACGTCATCGGCCACCCCACGACCCGCGTCATCGGCCGGCGCCCCGCCGTCGACGCCGACCTCGACGCGGTCTTCGCCGCCTGCGCCCGCACCGGGACCGCCCTGGAGATCAACGCCCACCCGGACCGCCTCGACCTGCGCGACGAGGACATCCTGCGCGCCAGGCGGCACGGGGTGAAGTTCGCCGTCGACAGCGACGCCCACGCCGTCCCCCACCTGGCCAACCTCCGCTACGGCATCGGCACGGCCCAGCGCGGCTGGCTCACCGCGGACGACGTGATCAACACCTGGCCGCTCACCCGGCTGCGCCGCTTCCTGCGCAAGCGCCCCGGGAGATGA